A section of the Paenibacillus yonginensis genome encodes:
- a CDS encoding aldo/keto reductase yields MQTVTLNNGVKMPIIGFGVYQIPDAEECENVVYEALMAGYRLIDTASGYLNEEAVGRAIKRSGVPREELFITTKLWVQDASYESAKVSFAKSLKKLQLDYLDLYLIHQPFGDYYGAWRAMEDLYREGKIKAIGVSNFMPDRLMDLIIHNEIVPAVNQIETHPFYHQIESAAFMKEQGVQHQSWSPFAEGLNNLFGNEVLASIAERHNKSVAQVVLRWLIQRGIVVIPKSVRKERIIENINIFDFELRPEDMEQILTLDTRESLFPSYLDPNTAKRMGNWKFDL; encoded by the coding sequence ATGCAAACTGTAACCTTGAATAATGGTGTAAAAATGCCAATCATCGGCTTCGGCGTTTACCAAATTCCTGATGCTGAGGAATGCGAGAACGTCGTCTATGAAGCGTTGATGGCCGGTTACCGCCTAATCGATACCGCCTCCGGTTATCTGAACGAGGAAGCGGTAGGCCGCGCCATTAAGCGCAGCGGCGTGCCGCGTGAGGAGCTGTTTATCACGACCAAGCTTTGGGTTCAAGATGCAAGCTACGAAAGTGCCAAAGTTTCCTTTGCCAAATCCCTGAAGAAGCTCCAGCTCGACTATCTGGATTTATACCTGATTCACCAACCATTCGGCGATTACTACGGCGCTTGGCGTGCGATGGAAGACCTGTACCGCGAAGGGAAAATAAAGGCGATCGGGGTTAGTAATTTCATGCCTGACCGACTGATGGATCTCATCATTCATAACGAAATTGTGCCCGCCGTCAATCAGATCGAAACACACCCTTTCTACCATCAGATCGAGAGCGCAGCTTTTATGAAAGAACAGGGAGTCCAGCACCAGTCGTGGTCACCATTCGCAGAAGGACTAAACAACTTGTTCGGCAACGAAGTGCTGGCTTCCATTGCAGAAAGACACAACAAGTCCGTCGCCCAGGTCGTGCTTCGCTGGCTTATTCAGCGTGGAATCGTTGTGATCCCAAAATCAGTGCGAAAAGAACGTATCATTGAAAACATCAACATTTTCGATTTTGAGCTCCGTCCAGAGGATATGGAACAGATTTTAACCCTGGATACTCGGGAGAGTCTCTTCCCGTCGTACCTAGATCCGAATACCGCCAAAAGGATGGGCAACTGGAAGTTCGATCTGTAA